A region from the uncultured Draconibacterium sp. genome encodes:
- a CDS encoding type I restriction-modification system subunit M, translated as MTSAIQRAELQAKIWKIANEVRGSVDGWDFKQFVLGTLFYRFISENFTNYIEGGDESIDYAKLTDDVITPEIKDDAIKTKGYFIYPSQLFVNVERKANSNANLNTDLAEIFSAIESSANGYPSEQDIKGLFADFDTTSNRLGNTVENKNKRLAAVLKGVAELNFGNFEDNQIDLFGDAYEFLISNYAANAGKSGGEFFTPQNVSKLIAQLAMHKQETVNKIYDPAAGSGSLLLQAKKHFDNHIIEDGFYGQEINHTTYNLARMNMFLHNINYDKFNIVLGDTLTDPHLGDEKPFDAIVSNPPYSVKWIGSDDPTLINDDRFAPAGVLAPKSKADFAFVLHALSYLSSKGRAAIVCFPGIFYRGGAEQKIRKYLVENNFVETVISLAPNLFYGTSIAVNILVLSKHKSDNKIQFIDVSSEKFFKKETNNNVLTDEHIEQIMEMFDNKEDKDYVVKSVKYEAIVENEYNLSVSTYVEAKDTNEKIDIVKLKQDISATTSKIDALRADIEGIIKEIEA; from the coding sequence ATGACAAGTGCAATTCAGAGAGCAGAATTACAAGCTAAAATATGGAAGATAGCCAACGAAGTTCGTGGTTCAGTAGACGGATGGGATTTTAAACAATTTGTTTTAGGAACACTCTTCTATCGCTTCATTAGTGAGAATTTTACCAACTACATTGAGGGGGGAGACGAAAGCATTGATTATGCAAAGCTCACTGATGATGTGATAACGCCTGAGATAAAAGATGACGCCATTAAGACAAAAGGTTACTTTATATATCCAAGCCAGCTTTTTGTTAATGTAGAGAGAAAAGCTAATAGTAATGCAAACCTAAATACAGATTTAGCTGAAATATTTTCAGCTATAGAGAGCTCCGCTAATGGATATCCATCAGAACAGGATATAAAAGGCCTGTTTGCAGATTTTGACACAACAAGTAATCGACTGGGTAATACTGTAGAAAATAAAAACAAACGTTTAGCGGCAGTTCTAAAAGGGGTAGCCGAATTAAACTTCGGAAACTTTGAAGACAATCAAATAGATCTCTTTGGAGATGCATATGAGTTTCTTATCTCAAATTATGCAGCAAACGCAGGAAAGTCGGGAGGCGAATTTTTCACGCCACAGAATGTCTCTAAACTTATAGCACAACTGGCGATGCACAAACAGGAAACTGTGAATAAGATATATGATCCAGCGGCTGGTTCCGGTTCACTGTTACTTCAAGCTAAAAAACACTTTGATAACCATATAATCGAAGATGGCTTCTATGGTCAGGAGATAAACCACACAACCTACAACCTAGCTCGAATGAATATGTTTCTACATAACATCAATTACGACAAGTTCAATATTGTGCTCGGTGATACCCTCACAGATCCACACTTAGGTGATGAAAAACCATTTGACGCTATAGTTTCCAATCCACCGTATTCAGTAAAATGGATCGGTAGCGATGACCCAACCCTAATCAATGATGACCGTTTTGCACCTGCCGGAGTGCTAGCCCCAAAATCGAAAGCAGACTTTGCATTTGTGCTACATGCGCTTAGTTATCTGTCAAGTAAAGGAAGGGCTGCTATTGTATGTTTCCCTGGCATATTTTATCGTGGTGGCGCAGAACAGAAGATTAGGAAGTATCTGGTAGAAAATAATTTTGTAGAAACTGTTATCTCTTTAGCTCCAAACCTTTTCTATGGTACTTCTATTGCCGTAAATATCCTTGTTCTTTCAAAACATAAGAGTGACAATAAAATCCAGTTCATAGATGTAAGCAGTGAAAAATTCTTTAAAAAAGAAACCAATAATAATGTACTTACTGACGAGCACATAGAACAGATCATGGAAATGTTTGACAACAAAGAAGATAAGGACTATGTAGTAAAATCTGTAAAGTATGAGGCTATTGTAGAAAATGAGTATAATCTCTCTGTAAGCACCTATGTAGAAGCAAAGGATACAAATGAGAAGATAGACATTGTAAAGTTGAAACAGGATATTTCTGCTACAACGAGTAAAATAGATGCGCTTCGAGCTGATATTGAGGGGATAATAAAAGAAATAGAGGCATGA
- a CDS encoding SIR2 family protein, whose protein sequence is MKWQFLKSDPDNVIDYIADELINSRLMIVLGSGISLALNIPSWDKLVEEMCNLAGVEYGASNDKYVLMKYCKAKLGSNYISTVKDVLYARYNPQLKEIAGNELLVALGALIIGSKRGKATNVITYNYDDVLETYLLYHGYMPNVISQVPYVKIDADVQVYHPHGYLPKYFGEDSKIVLDQDSYSDSGNILDPIYREIESAALSSTLLMIGTSGEDNNINSLLVNVKKSHISNSDVSRIVGFIFKLDSDLKDYEENAFKEKGIFCIRITDYSEIPNYISKICRKALLKFYSDSDNFLFSEIDKS, encoded by the coding sequence ATGAAATGGCAATTTCTTAAAAGTGACCCTGATAATGTAATTGATTACATTGCGGATGAGCTCATTAACTCTCGTTTAATGATTGTTTTAGGCTCAGGGATTTCGTTGGCTTTGAATATTCCTTCTTGGGACAAACTTGTTGAAGAGATGTGCAACTTAGCTGGTGTTGAGTATGGCGCTTCAAATGATAAGTATGTCTTGATGAAATATTGCAAGGCGAAATTGGGTAGTAATTATATTTCTACTGTTAAAGATGTTCTTTATGCAAGGTATAATCCACAATTGAAAGAGATTGCAGGAAATGAGTTATTGGTAGCTTTGGGAGCTTTGATTATTGGCTCAAAGAGAGGTAAGGCAACTAATGTTATCACATACAACTATGACGATGTTTTAGAAACATATTTGCTTTATCACGGCTATATGCCTAATGTTATTTCACAAGTACCGTATGTAAAAATTGATGCTGATGTGCAGGTTTATCATCCTCATGGATATCTGCCTAAATATTTTGGTGAAGACAGTAAAATTGTTTTAGACCAAGATTCTTACTCAGATTCCGGGAATATACTTGATCCAATTTACAGGGAGATTGAGTCTGCGGCTTTATCTTCTACACTTTTGATGATTGGTACTTCTGGTGAAGACAATAATATCAATAGTCTTTTGGTAAATGTAAAAAAGAGTCATATTTCTAATTCCGATGTTAGTAGAATTGTCGGTTTTATATTTAAGTTAGATAGTGACTTAAAAGACTATGAGGAGAATGCTTTTAAGGAAAAAGGTATATTTTGCATACGTATTACTGACTATTCAGAAATTCCAAACTATATATCTAAAATTTGTAGAAAAGCACTTTTGAAGTTTTATTCTGATTCTGATAATTTCCTCTTTTCGGAGATTGACAAATCTTAA
- a CDS encoding fibrobacter succinogenes major paralogous domain-containing protein: MTDQDGNVYKTIQIGEQTWMAENLRVTTFRNGELIQMVDESEDWENLDTPAYCVPLDKNAYRDVYGLLYNKYVCSDDRLIAPEGWHIPNRDDWYELSNFLGSGSLAGRKMKEQGFSHWVDPEDINFLGGDNDSGFTALPAGYRVNSYYRFGRQATWFVDSTPLSDDHISVVSLYDHINDLNFHGYDGYVGFSIRCVKDE, encoded by the coding sequence ATGACTGACCAAGATGGGAATGTCTATAAAACCATCCAGATAGGCGAACAAACCTGGATGGCTGAGAATTTGAGGGTTACTACTTTCAGAAATGGAGAACTAATTCAAATGGTTGATGAGAGCGAGGATTGGGAAAATTTAGATACCCCCGCCTATTGTGTCCCCCTTGATAAGAATGCTTATAGAGATGTTTATGGGCTTTTGTATAATAAATATGTTTGTTCTGATGATAGGCTCATTGCGCCTGAAGGTTGGCATATCCCTAATCGTGATGATTGGTATGAATTAAGTAATTTTTTAGGTAGTGGTAGTCTTGCTGGTAGAAAGATGAAAGAGCAAGGATTTTCTCACTGGGTTGATCCTGAAGATATTAACTTTCTAGGCGGTGATAATGATTCTGGGTTCACGGCACTTCCTGCAGGTTACAGAGTTAACAGTTACTATCGTTTTGGTCGTCAAGCTACTTGGTTTGTTGACTCTACGCCTTTAAGTGATGACCATATCTCGGTTGTCTCACTTTATGATCATATTAATGATCTAAATTTTCACGGATATGATGGTTATGTTGGTTTTAGTATTAGATGTGTTAAAGATGAATAA
- a CDS encoding Gfo/Idh/MocA family oxidoreductase, translating into MEKKSKKTSVSRRAFLGTTAAVAAGITIVPRHAVAGLGHKAPSDKLNIVGVGVGGMGFANLKNLKSENIIGLCDVDWKYTAGNGVFDMWPKAKKYKDWRKMYDELGKEMDGVVIATADHTHAITAAHAMTMGKHVYLQKPLTHSVYESRLLTKLADKYQVATSMGNQGSSGEGVNLTTEWLANGEIGEVTKVEAFTDRPIWPQGLNTPEQGQWVPDTLDWDLFVGPAKMRPYNEIYHPWNWRGWWDYGTGALGDMACHILHPVFIGLELGYPIHAQGNSSLLLNDCAPVSQSVKLTFPERKATKKMKMKLPQVDVHWYDGGIKPMLPEAWPDGKNPNNAGGGVLFHGTKDTLVCGCYGKDPWLLSGRKPEAPKFRRRIETSHEMDWVRACKESPENRVATASDFSEAGPFNEMVVMGVLAVRLQGLNKVLDWDGENMEFTNLSDDETIKTVVKDGFKIHDGHPTFNKTWTDPMPAKEFAAELIKHTYRKPWSLPDMPA; encoded by the coding sequence ATGGAGAAAAAATCAAAAAAGACATCGGTATCAAGAAGAGCATTTCTTGGAACAACAGCAGCTGTAGCAGCCGGAATTACTATTGTTCCGCGTCATGCAGTAGCCGGTTTGGGGCACAAAGCTCCCAGTGACAAACTCAACATTGTTGGCGTTGGTGTTGGAGGAATGGGTTTTGCTAACTTAAAAAACCTGAAGTCGGAAAATATTATTGGTTTATGCGACGTTGACTGGAAATACACTGCAGGCAACGGAGTTTTTGACATGTGGCCAAAAGCTAAGAAATACAAAGACTGGCGCAAAATGTACGACGAACTGGGCAAAGAAATGGATGGTGTTGTTATTGCTACTGCCGACCATACGCATGCTATTACAGCTGCCCACGCTATGACCATGGGCAAACACGTTTATCTTCAGAAGCCTTTAACGCACTCGGTTTACGAGTCGCGACTACTAACCAAACTTGCTGATAAATACCAGGTGGCCACTTCAATGGGTAACCAGGGATCATCGGGCGAAGGCGTAAACCTTACTACCGAATGGTTGGCCAACGGTGAAATTGGTGAAGTAACAAAAGTTGAAGCATTTACCGACCGCCCCATCTGGCCTCAGGGATTAAATACTCCGGAGCAAGGACAGTGGGTTCCTGATACTTTGGATTGGGATTTATTTGTAGGTCCGGCAAAAATGCGTCCTTACAACGAAATTTACCACCCTTGGAACTGGCGTGGCTGGTGGGATTATGGAACTGGTGCTTTGGGCGATATGGCCTGCCACATCCTGCACCCCGTATTTATTGGTTTAGAATTAGGCTACCCAATTCATGCACAGGGTAATTCTTCCTTATTGCTCAACGACTGTGCCCCGGTTTCTCAATCGGTAAAACTTACTTTTCCTGAAAGAAAAGCTACCAAGAAAATGAAAATGAAACTGCCACAGGTTGATGTTCATTGGTACGATGGAGGCATTAAGCCCATGTTGCCTGAAGCCTGGCCCGATGGGAAAAATCCGAATAATGCAGGAGGAGGCGTACTTTTTCACGGAACTAAAGACACACTGGTTTGTGGTTGCTACGGAAAAGACCCCTGGTTATTGTCGGGGCGTAAACCCGAAGCTCCGAAATTCCGTCGTCGCATAGAAACGAGCCATGAAATGGACTGGGTACGTGCTTGTAAAGAAAGTCCTGAAAACCGTGTAGCCACGGCATCCGATTTTAGCGAAGCCGGTCCGTTTAACGAAATGGTGGTTATGGGCGTGCTTGCTGTTCGTTTACAAGGTTTAAATAAAGTGTTAGACTGGGATGGCGAAAACATGGAGTTCACCAACCTCTCCGATGATGAAACTATTAAAACAGTGGTAAAAGATGGTTTTAAAATTCACGATGGTCACCCAACATTTAACAAAACATGGACCGACCCTATGCCTGCAAAAGAATTTGCTGCTGAATTAATTAAACACACCTACCGTAAGCCATGGAGCTTACCAGATATGCCTGCATAA
- a CDS encoding peroxiredoxin: MKSVGDKFPKFKKQAVLADNQFGTVTSEDHKKEGKWMVIYFYPKDFTFVCPTEIVEFNNSHAKFEELNAELYGVSTDTAEVHLAWKSNDPRLANLTYPLIEDTSKSLSKKLGILQPGSVAYRATFIVDPEGVIQWVNCNNDATGRNVAEVLRALEATQNPGLTGCNWQPGDNTL, from the coding sequence ATGAAATCAGTAGGAGATAAATTCCCTAAGTTTAAGAAACAAGCAGTGTTGGCTGATAACCAATTTGGGACAGTAACGTCAGAAGATCACAAAAAAGAAGGTAAATGGATGGTTATCTATTTTTACCCAAAAGACTTTACTTTTGTTTGCCCCACAGAGATTGTAGAATTCAATAACAGCCACGCTAAGTTTGAAGAACTAAATGCCGAATTGTATGGTGTATCAACCGACACGGCTGAAGTTCACCTGGCCTGGAAATCGAACGATCCGCGTTTGGCTAATCTAACTTATCCGCTTATTGAAGATACATCGAAGTCGTTAAGCAAAAAATTAGGTATTTTGCAACCGGGTAGCGTAGCTTACCGTGCTACTTTTATTGTTGACCCGGAAGGGGTTATTCAATGGGTAAATTGCAATAACGATGCTACCGGACGTAATGTGGCAGAAGTATTGCGTGCCTTGGAAGCTACACAAAATCCTGGCCTTACCGGATGTAACTGGCAACCAGGAGACAATACACTTTAG
- a CDS encoding OsmC family peroxiredoxin produces MSVRKVNSVWNGTLKEGKGNMNITGYSGPFTFASRFEDGKGTNPEELVGAAHSGCYSMFLAALISGEGLTPESVETEAAVTLGQVDGGPAITNITLTNVTKCEGLSQEKFAELAAAAKEKCPISRLYAGGTAEIELDAKLV; encoded by the coding sequence ATGTCAGTAAGAAAAGTTAATTCTGTTTGGAACGGAACTCTTAAAGAGGGAAAAGGAAATATGAACATAACCGGTTACAGCGGGCCGTTTACTTTTGCATCGCGTTTTGAAGATGGAAAAGGAACAAACCCTGAAGAACTGGTTGGAGCGGCTCACTCTGGTTGCTATTCGATGTTTTTGGCTGCGCTTATTAGTGGCGAAGGTTTAACACCCGAAAGCGTTGAAACAGAGGCTGCAGTAACACTTGGGCAGGTTGATGGCGGACCGGCTATTACCAATATTACACTAACGAATGTTACCAAATGCGAAGGATTGTCGCAAGAGAAGTTTGCCGAGCTGGCAGCAGCAGCAAAAGAAAAATGTCCGATATCGCGTTTGTATGCCGGCGGAACTGCCGAGATTGAATTAGACGCAAAACTGGTTTAA
- a CDS encoding LytTR family DNA-binding domain-containing protein, with the protein MKVVIVEDEHLAAEKLIKQLKAIEPELSVLAVLESVEESVNWFSNNPAPDLVFMDIQLDDGLSFEIFDECEITAPVIFTTAFDEYAIKAFKVNSVDYLLKPIALEALRQSLEKYSLVYGQQQLFEEKVAKVIEQLSKSYKSRFFIKIGNRFQSIQTKNICCFFVQERNTFLKTTEGKTYDLDYSLEQLQKMVNPDQFFRINRNFLLNINCINEIVAFSSTRLKLKLTTALDTEVIVSRDKVSEFKRWMDK; encoded by the coding sequence ATGAAAGTTGTAATTGTAGAAGACGAACACCTGGCCGCTGAAAAACTTATTAAGCAATTAAAAGCCATTGAGCCGGAGCTTTCGGTTTTGGCAGTGCTTGAATCGGTTGAAGAATCGGTTAATTGGTTTTCTAACAATCCCGCTCCCGATTTGGTATTTATGGATATTCAGCTTGACGATGGCCTGTCGTTCGAGATTTTTGATGAATGCGAAATAACTGCTCCTGTAATATTCACAACAGCTTTTGATGAGTATGCGATTAAAGCCTTTAAAGTAAACAGTGTTGACTACCTGCTGAAACCAATTGCCCTTGAAGCTTTACGCCAATCGTTGGAGAAATACAGCCTGGTTTATGGCCAACAACAACTATTTGAAGAAAAAGTAGCTAAGGTTATTGAGCAACTCTCGAAATCATACAAATCACGATTCTTTATAAAAATTGGCAACCGCTTTCAATCCATTCAAACAAAAAACATTTGTTGCTTTTTTGTACAGGAACGTAATACTTTTTTGAAAACTACCGAAGGAAAAACCTACGACCTCGACTATTCGCTTGAGCAACTCCAAAAAATGGTAAATCCGGATCAGTTTTTTCGTATTAACCGTAATTTCCTGCTAAATATTAATTGCATTAACGAGATTGTGGCTTTTTCAAGCACCCGCTTAAAACTGAAGTTAACAACAGCCTTGGACACCGAAGTTATTGTTAGTCGCGATAAGGTTTCTGAATTTAAACGCTGGATGGATAAATAA
- a CDS encoding histidine kinase, with protein sequence MANLATTKKITKQLIKHLQILAGAMAISIVFSLILLQKIFHAGLLNMLVLTFIQLELFLWLGTRFFRSIDPESAGFRKKTIVRFLLFYLTVLLIALLLFLLTYLYHFTKSGYSYAEFFPSLLSSDLQTFFAATLIGFGIGALFFFYTQWADAIKRMQKLKEEKLIFQYETLKTQVNPHFLFNSLNTLSSLVNTNAGLSEKFIQKLSAVYRYVLEHQDKDLVALSSEMQFVKDFFYLQKIRDGEKIELKVEFSEMNNKQIMPVSIQMLVENAIKHNVATRTEPLRITIHFEGMDKLVVRNDLRQRMQLSSSSKIGLKNLNERCKLILKREIEVQETRDEFIVRVPLKLTKAI encoded by the coding sequence ATGGCAAACCTGGCAACAACTAAAAAAATAACAAAACAACTGATTAAACACCTGCAAATATTGGCAGGGGCAATGGCAATTAGCATCGTTTTTAGTCTTATCCTGCTTCAAAAGATATTTCATGCCGGACTCTTAAATATGCTGGTTCTAACCTTTATCCAGTTGGAACTGTTTTTATGGCTGGGCACCCGCTTTTTCAGATCGATAGATCCGGAAAGTGCAGGATTCAGAAAAAAAACAATAGTGCGTTTTTTATTATTCTACCTCACTGTTCTGCTTATTGCCTTGTTGCTATTCTTACTCACATATCTTTATCATTTTACTAAATCGGGGTATAGCTATGCCGAATTTTTCCCAAGTCTGCTTAGCTCCGACCTACAAACATTTTTTGCCGCCACTTTAATCGGGTTTGGCATTGGCGCCCTGTTTTTCTTTTATACACAGTGGGCCGACGCCATTAAACGTATGCAAAAGTTAAAAGAAGAGAAGCTGATATTTCAGTACGAAACGTTAAAAACGCAGGTAAATCCGCATTTCCTGTTCAACAGTTTAAATACACTTTCGTCGCTGGTAAATACAAATGCAGGCTTGTCAGAGAAATTTATTCAGAAGCTTTCGGCCGTATACCGGTATGTGCTGGAGCACCAGGATAAAGATTTGGTAGCACTTAGCAGCGAAATGCAATTTGTGAAAGATTTTTTTTACCTGCAAAAGATTCGGGATGGCGAAAAAATAGAGCTGAAGGTTGAATTCTCAGAAATGAATAATAAACAAATTATGCCGGTATCGATTCAAATGCTGGTAGAGAACGCTATTAAACACAATGTGGCCACACGCACCGAGCCTTTGCGCATTACCATTCATTTTGAAGGAATGGACAAACTAGTGGTGCGCAACGACTTACGGCAACGAATGCAGCTAAGTTCCTCATCAAAAATAGGATTAAAAAACCTGAATGAGCGCTGCAAACTCATTCTTAAGCGCGAAATTGAAGTACAGGAAACCCGTGATGAATTTATTGTTAGAGTGCCGTTAAAGCTCACAAAAGCGATTTAA
- a CDS encoding DEAD/DEAH box helicase, with protein sequence MSLFETMGLKAEILSAIQELGFENPTPVQEKTIPFLLESDQDMVALAQTGTGKTAAFGLPIVQQFDSSVKAPQALILSPTRELALQIANDLQNFSKNINGAKIATLYGGSDIRKQITALEKGAQIVVGTPGRTLDLIKRKKLRVHEIKWLVLDEADEMLSMGFKDDLDAILADTPAEKQTLLFSATMPKEIVSIANKYMTDPHEISVGKKNTAAENVEHNYYLVHAKDRYIALKRVADINPNIYGIIFCRTRAETKDVADKLMQDGYNADALHGDLSQAQRDHVMSRFRSKHLQMLVATDVAARGLDVNDLTHVINYNLPDDPEVYIHRSGRTGRAGKRGISITLIHMREKGKLRDVEKKVGKKFLKVAVPLGKEICEKQLFNLIDKVEKVEVNNEQIGEFMPVIYKKLAWLEREDLIKHFVSVEFNRFLKYYENAKDINVDEAREKESMRGERRKGGRDGRERGDRGKGRGNRGNMSRFFFSLGKKSGVNKRAIIDLINQNTPGKSIDIGSIEVLKGFSFFEIDSRYENELVKAFKNARFRGQKVNIEIANKKK encoded by the coding sequence ATGAGTTTATTTGAAACAATGGGGTTAAAAGCCGAAATTTTAAGTGCCATTCAGGAACTTGGCTTTGAAAATCCCACGCCGGTACAAGAAAAAACCATCCCGTTTTTATTGGAAAGCGACCAGGATATGGTTGCGTTGGCACAAACAGGAACGGGAAAAACAGCGGCATTTGGCTTACCCATTGTTCAGCAGTTCGACAGTTCGGTAAAAGCACCACAAGCCTTAATATTAAGTCCGACTCGCGAATTGGCACTACAAATTGCCAATGATTTGCAGAACTTTTCGAAAAATATTAACGGAGCAAAAATTGCAACTTTATATGGCGGTTCCGACATCAGAAAGCAAATTACGGCTCTTGAAAAAGGAGCTCAAATTGTTGTGGGAACACCGGGCCGTACGCTCGACCTGATAAAACGAAAAAAACTAAGGGTACACGAGATTAAGTGGTTGGTACTTGATGAAGCAGACGAAATGCTTTCGATGGGATTTAAAGACGACCTGGATGCTATCTTGGCCGACACTCCGGCAGAAAAACAAACCTTGTTGTTTTCGGCAACCATGCCTAAAGAAATTGTCTCCATTGCCAACAAATACATGACCGATCCGCATGAAATTTCAGTGGGCAAAAAAAATACAGCCGCTGAAAATGTGGAGCATAATTACTACCTGGTACATGCCAAAGACCGCTATATTGCACTAAAACGGGTAGCCGATATTAACCCGAATATTTATGGCATTATTTTTTGCCGTACACGTGCCGAAACTAAAGATGTGGCCGACAAGTTAATGCAAGACGGTTATAATGCCGATGCACTGCATGGCGATCTTTCGCAGGCGCAGCGCGACCACGTAATGTCGCGTTTCCGAAGCAAACACCTGCAAATGCTGGTAGCTACCGATGTTGCCGCACGCGGGCTCGACGTTAACGACCTTACCCACGTAATTAACTATAACCTGCCCGACGACCCGGAGGTATACATCCACCGTAGCGGACGAACAGGACGTGCCGGAAAACGAGGAATTTCAATTACGCTGATACACATGCGCGAGAAAGGAAAACTACGCGATGTAGAAAAAAAAGTTGGTAAGAAATTCCTAAAAGTTGCGGTTCCTTTAGGAAAAGAAATTTGCGAAAAACAACTCTTCAACCTTATTGACAAGGTTGAAAAAGTGGAAGTTAACAACGAACAGATTGGCGAATTTATGCCGGTTATTTATAAAAAACTAGCCTGGCTCGAGCGGGAAGATCTGATAAAACATTTTGTATCAGTCGAGTTTAACCGCTTTTTAAAATACTACGAAAACGCCAAAGATATAAATGTTGACGAAGCCCGCGAGAAGGAATCGATGCGGGGCGAACGTAGAAAAGGCGGACGCGACGGACGTGAACGTGGCGACCGGGGAAAAGGCCGTGGAAACAGAGGTAATATGTCGCGTTTCTTTTTTAGCCTTGGTAAAAAAAGTGGCGTCAACAAACGAGCCATCATCGATTTAATTAACCAAAACACTCCGGGCAAAAGCATCGATATTGGCAGCATCGAAGTGTTGAAAGGCTTCTCATTTTTCGAAATCGACTCGAGGTACGAAAACGAGTTGGTAAAAGCATTTAAAAATGCCCGGTTCAGAGGGCAAAAAGTAAATATTGAAATTGCCAACAAAAAGAAATAA
- a CDS encoding outer membrane beta-barrel protein gives MKRLKPIEKIILFQLVLLVCLCLSGLRVGAQETDTIIPIDNPKRFLRKIDITEVTHNGLNLWQDKFSGHWAGFDFGFNMLLNPDYSAYQSEFMENDVFRSNSAYVNVFQQSIGLQKNRNAIGLVTGLGLHLQSYRLDDNTTIVKGSDGVITPEFLYFNENQKSKLALESLTLPLLLEFQIPINHFDNRIFISAGVMGSFRLSSHTKIKYKDEKKEKLKVVDDFSMHRFKYSLMLRTGYRWFKVFASYDLVPLFKTEKGPELTPFTFGITLLAF, from the coding sequence ATGAAGCGACTAAAACCCATTGAAAAAATTATACTGTTTCAGCTTGTATTGCTTGTTTGCTTGTGTTTATCTGGCTTGCGGGTTGGTGCCCAGGAAACCGACACCATTATCCCGATAGATAATCCGAAACGGTTTTTACGCAAGATTGACATCACTGAAGTTACACATAATGGATTAAACCTTTGGCAAGACAAATTCTCAGGTCATTGGGCTGGATTCGATTTTGGTTTTAATATGCTGCTTAATCCCGATTATTCGGCTTATCAATCAGAATTTATGGAGAACGATGTTTTTCGTTCCAATTCGGCGTATGTCAATGTTTTTCAGCAAAGTATCGGCTTGCAAAAAAACAGGAATGCCATTGGTCTGGTTACAGGGCTTGGTCTGCACCTGCAAAGTTACCGGCTTGATGATAATACTACAATTGTAAAAGGAAGCGATGGCGTTATTACGCCAGAGTTCCTTTATTTTAACGAAAACCAGAAATCGAAATTGGCTCTTGAATCGTTGACCCTGCCTTTGCTGCTTGAGTTTCAAATTCCAATCAATCATTTTGATAACCGGATATTTATTTCAGCCGGAGTGATGGGTAGCTTTCGTTTAAGTAGCCACACAAAAATTAAATACAAAGACGAAAAGAAAGAAAAACTGAAAGTGGTAGATGATTTTTCGATGCATAGGTTTAAGTATTCGCTTATGTTACGCACCGGTTACCGTTGGTTTAAAGTATTTGCATCATACGATTTGGTTCCGCTGTTTAAGACGGAAAAAGGTCCTGAACTAACGCCTTTTACATTCGGTATAACATTATTGGCTTTTTAG
- the pepE gene encoding dipeptidase PepE encodes MKLLLISNSTMPGEPYLDYPKNEIKKFLGEEPVTAVFIPYAAVTFSFDTYCEKVEERFAEIGHHVKGIHTFSDPVKAIQEAKAIVVGGGNTWQLVRMLHDKKLMNPIRERVYNGVPYIGWSAGSNVACPTLRTTNDMPIVDPKGFDCTGLIPFQINPHYLDANPEGHGGETREQRIQEFLEINPECYVAGLREGTMFKIEEGTIDLIGTRTCRVFKKGQDPLELAAGDDFGFLL; translated from the coding sequence ATGAAACTGTTATTAATTAGTAATTCAACAATGCCGGGTGAGCCTTATCTGGACTATCCAAAGAATGAGATAAAAAAATTTCTGGGAGAGGAGCCTGTAACTGCCGTTTTTATTCCTTATGCAGCGGTAACTTTTTCGTTTGATACCTATTGCGAGAAGGTAGAAGAGCGCTTCGCGGAAATTGGTCATCATGTAAAGGGGATTCACACTTTCAGCGATCCGGTTAAAGCAATTCAAGAAGCAAAAGCCATTGTGGTAGGTGGGGGAAATACCTGGCAACTGGTACGAATGCTTCATGATAAGAAATTGATGAACCCGATAAGGGAACGCGTTTATAACGGAGTACCGTATATTGGTTGGAGCGCCGGCTCGAATGTTGCCTGTCCAACGTTACGAACAACCAATGATATGCCAATTGTCGACCCAAAAGGATTTGATTGTACCGGACTAATACCTTTTCAGATTAATCCGCACTATTTGGATGCCAACCCTGAGGGGCATGGTGGCGAAACACGTGAACAGCGAATTCAGGAGTTTCTGGAGATTAATCCGGAGTGCTACGTTGCTGGTTTGCGCGAAGGAACGATGTTTAAGATAGAAGAAGGAACGATTGATTTGATCGGAACCCGGACCTGCCGAGTTTTTAAGAAAGGACAAGATCCGTTAGAGTTGGCGGCAGGTGATGATTTTGGTTTTTTGCTTTAG